One window of Ralstonia pickettii DTP0602 genomic DNA carries:
- a CDS encoding bleomycin resistance protein, whose product MATEPEMFDHAVVVCPDLDAAAQAWRRLGFTLTPRGYHTLGSQNHCIMLRRDYIELLHVTAPTPSRQYYWDAQTRVGGCAAMSCKSADAFATAARLRGSGWHTSDPIEFSRPVRLDDGSEHPATFRVTALDDAPGARYFVCEHRTPELLWRPEWTAHANGAQSIATMFLVVAPALVDAAARAYAELTGGELTQLSEHVCSLALDDATLVVSTPQALASATGTAYVRRDRPGYAAIRLRTDDLAAARAGWRAEGVPTHDLGPRETLVPAEAASGVALLFEQQG is encoded by the coding sequence ATGGCAACGGAACCGGAAATGTTCGACCACGCCGTAGTGGTGTGCCCAGACCTGGATGCCGCAGCGCAAGCCTGGCGCCGGCTCGGCTTTACGCTGACGCCGCGCGGCTATCACACGCTCGGATCGCAGAACCACTGCATCATGCTGCGGCGCGACTATATCGAGCTGCTGCACGTCACCGCGCCCACTCCCAGCCGCCAGTACTACTGGGATGCGCAGACGCGCGTGGGCGGTTGCGCGGCGATGTCGTGCAAGAGCGCGGACGCCTTTGCCACGGCGGCACGGCTGCGCGGGTCCGGCTGGCATACCTCGGATCCGATCGAGTTCTCGCGCCCGGTGCGGCTGGACGATGGCAGCGAGCATCCCGCCACCTTCCGCGTGACCGCGCTGGACGATGCGCCGGGCGCGCGCTACTTCGTTTGCGAGCATCGCACGCCGGAGCTGCTGTGGCGGCCCGAGTGGACTGCGCACGCCAACGGCGCGCAAAGCATCGCGACCATGTTCCTGGTGGTGGCGCCCGCACTGGTCGATGCTGCGGCGCGGGCCTATGCGGAACTGACCGGCGGCGAACTGACGCAGCTCAGCGAGCATGTCTGCAGCCTGGCGTTGGACGACGCCACGCTGGTGGTCAGCACGCCGCAGGCGCTGGCGTCTGCCACCGGGACCGCCTATGTGCGGCGCGACAGGCCGGGCTATGCGGCAATCCGCCTGCGCACCGATGACCTGGCCGCGGCGCGAGCTGGCTGGCGCGCCGAGGGTGTGCCGACCCACGACCTGGGCCCGCGCGAGACGCTGGTGCCGGCCGAGGCGGCCAGTGGCGTGGCGCTGCTGTTCGAGCAGCAGGGCTGA
- a CDS encoding isocitrate dehydrogenase (Converts isocitrate to alpha ketoglutarate~K00031: IDH1, IDH2, icd; isocitrate dehydrogenase [EC:1.1.1.42]), with translation MYQHIKVPAGEKITVNQDFSLNVPDNPIIPYIEGDGTGLDITPVMIKVVDAAVDKAYGGKRKIAWMEIYAGEKSTKVYGPDVWLPDETLDVLKDYVVSIKGPLTTPVGGGIRSLNVALRQQLDLYVCLRPVRYFKGVPSPVREPEKTDMVIFRENSEDIYAGIEWAAESEQAKKLINFLQNEMGVKKIRFPATSGIGIKPVSREGTERLVRKAIQYAIDNDKPSVTLVHKGNIMKFTEGGFRDWGYELAQKEFGAELVDGGPWCKFKNPKTGKDIVVKDAIADAFLQQILLRPAEYSVIATLNLNGDYISDALAAQVGGIGIAPGANMSDSVAMFEATHGTAPKYAGKDYVNPGSEILSAEMMLRHIGWTEAADLIIASMEKSILSKKVTYDFARLLEGATQVSCSGFGQVMIDNM, from the coding sequence ATGTACCAACACATCAAGGTTCCGGCCGGTGAAAAGATCACGGTCAACCAGGACTTTTCGCTGAATGTCCCGGACAATCCGATCATTCCTTACATCGAAGGCGACGGTACGGGCCTCGATATCACGCCGGTGATGATCAAGGTGGTCGACGCGGCCGTGGACAAGGCCTACGGCGGCAAGCGCAAGATCGCCTGGATGGAGATCTATGCCGGCGAGAAGTCGACCAAGGTCTACGGGCCGGACGTGTGGCTGCCGGACGAAACCCTGGACGTGCTCAAGGATTACGTGGTCTCGATCAAGGGCCCGCTGACCACGCCGGTGGGCGGCGGCATCCGTTCGCTGAATGTGGCGCTGCGCCAGCAGCTGGACCTGTACGTCTGCCTGCGCCCGGTGCGCTACTTCAAGGGCGTGCCCTCACCGGTGCGCGAGCCGGAAAAGACCGATATGGTGATCTTCCGCGAGAACTCGGAAGACATCTACGCCGGCATCGAGTGGGCGGCGGAAAGCGAACAGGCGAAAAAGCTCATCAACTTCCTCCAGAACGAGATGGGTGTGAAGAAGATCCGCTTTCCGGCGACCTCGGGCATCGGCATCAAGCCGGTCTCGCGCGAGGGCACCGAGCGCCTGGTGCGCAAGGCGATCCAGTACGCCATCGACAACGACAAGCCGTCGGTGACGCTGGTGCACAAGGGCAACATCATGAAGTTCACCGAAGGTGGCTTCCGTGACTGGGGCTACGAGCTGGCGCAAAAGGAATTCGGCGCCGAGCTGGTCGACGGCGGCCCGTGGTGCAAGTTCAAGAACCCGAAGACCGGCAAGGACATCGTGGTCAAGGACGCCATTGCCGACGCCTTCCTGCAGCAGATCCTGCTGCGTCCGGCTGAATATTCGGTGATCGCCACGCTGAACCTGAACGGCGACTACATCTCCGACGCACTGGCCGCGCAGGTCGGCGGCATCGGCATCGCGCCGGGCGCCAACATGTCCGACTCGGTCGCCATGTTCGAAGCCACCCACGGCACCGCGCCCAAGTACGCCGGCAAGGACTACGTCAACCCGGGCTCGGAAATCCTGTCGGCGGAAATGATGCTGCGCCACATTGGCTGGACCGAGGCCGCGGACCTGATCATCGCGTCGATGGAAAAGTCGATCCTGTCCAAAAAGGTCACCTATGATTTCGCACGCCTGCTGGAAGGCGCGACGCAGGTCTCGTGCTCCGGCTTCGGCCAGGTGATGATCGACAATATGTAA
- a CDS encoding ABC transporter substrate-binding protein, which produces MSSAERTRRRRLLLKILPLGAMPVPMLHAAAAATAAEAPAGNRPIAMVLPFPPGGSVDIVARQLQPGLKAALGQTVVVDNKPGAGGLIASSTVARAKADGNTLLMAFDTHAINPFAYKQLPYDTFRDFAPISQLVRFPLVIAAHPSLPAANVRDLVALAKTKPDGVRYASSGIGSLNQLAAEALATEAGVHMLHVPYKGGGPAVQAVLSNEVDIFFSSYAAVQAHVAARTIKVLGVTGTSRLRQLPQVPTVAEQGIKRFEAYSWIGVFGPAGLPAETVARIHDALVESLRQPRVVDALAAQGFEIVGSSPAQLGNLVRHEHDKWQAVARKANIQFE; this is translated from the coding sequence ATGTCCTCTGCCGAACGCACGCGGCGCCGCCGCCTGCTGCTCAAGATCCTGCCGCTGGGTGCCATGCCCGTCCCGATGTTGCATGCCGCCGCTGCCGCCACCGCGGCCGAGGCGCCGGCGGGCAACCGCCCGATCGCGATGGTGTTGCCGTTCCCGCCGGGCGGGAGTGTCGACATCGTCGCCCGGCAGCTGCAGCCCGGCCTGAAGGCGGCGCTGGGTCAGACCGTGGTGGTCGACAACAAGCCGGGCGCCGGCGGGCTGATCGCGTCGAGCACCGTGGCGCGCGCGAAGGCGGACGGCAATACGCTGCTGATGGCCTTCGACACGCACGCGATCAATCCCTTCGCCTACAAGCAGCTGCCTTACGACACCTTCCGCGATTTTGCGCCGATCTCACAGCTGGTGCGCTTCCCGCTGGTGATCGCCGCGCATCCGTCGCTGCCAGCGGCCAATGTGCGCGACCTGGTGGCGCTGGCCAAGACCAAGCCCGATGGCGTGCGCTATGCCTCGTCCGGCATCGGCAGCCTGAACCAGCTCGCGGCCGAGGCGCTGGCGACCGAAGCCGGCGTGCACATGTTGCACGTGCCCTACAAGGGCGGTGGCCCGGCGGTGCAGGCGGTGCTGTCCAACGAGGTCGATATCTTCTTTAGCAGCTATGCTGCAGTGCAGGCGCATGTGGCCGCCCGCACCATCAAGGTTCTGGGCGTGACCGGTACCAGCCGTTTGCGCCAGCTGCCGCAGGTGCCGACCGTGGCCGAGCAGGGCATCAAGCGCTTCGAGGCATACTCCTGGATCGGCGTGTTCGGCCCGGCGGGCCTGCCGGCGGAGACGGTCGCGCGCATCCATGACGCACTGGTGGAATCACTGCGCCAGCCGCGCGTGGTCGATGCGCTGGCCGCCCAAGGCTTCGAGATCGTGGGCAGCAGCCCGGCCCAGCTCGGCAACCTGGTGCGCCACGAGCACGACAAATGGCAGGCGGTGGCGCGCAAGGCCAATATCCAGTTCGAATGA
- a CDS encoding glyoxalase: MDDPFRRTAFGAALFYKDPVKALDWLENAFGFRRVMVIRDQKGQLVHSEMRFGDSYLMVGSEWADFTASPASVDGKNTQTVHVHLQEGLDQHFARARAAGAVIVREPQDEFYGDRSYTARDPEGHVWTFGQTVRKVTKEEAEQASGLKIEGWA; encoded by the coding sequence ATGGACGATCCCTTCCGCCGTACCGCCTTTGGCGCGGCCCTCTTCTACAAGGATCCGGTGAAGGCGCTGGACTGGCTTGAAAACGCCTTCGGCTTCCGGCGCGTCATGGTGATCCGCGACCAGAAGGGGCAGCTGGTGCATTCGGAGATGCGTTTCGGTGACAGCTACCTGATGGTCGGCAGCGAATGGGCGGACTTCACCGCCAGCCCCGCGTCGGTCGACGGCAAGAACACGCAGACCGTGCATGTGCACCTGCAGGAAGGGCTGGACCAGCATTTTGCGCGCGCCCGCGCGGCGGGCGCGGTGATCGTGCGCGAACCGCAGGACGAGTTCTACGGCGACCGGTCTTATACAGCCCGGGACCCCGAGGGCCATGTCTGGACTTTCGGCCAAACTGTGCGCAAGGTCACAAAGGAAGAGGCCGAGCAGGCCAGCGGGCTGAAGATCGAAGGCTGGGCCTGA
- the clpA gene encoding ATP-dependent Clp protease ATP-binding protein (ATPase and specificity subunit of the ClpA-ClpP ATP dependent serine protease; directs protease to specific substrates~K03694: clpA; ATP-dependent Clp protease ATP-binding subunit ClpA) → MIAQELEVSLHMAFVEARQARHEFITVEHLLLALLDNPTAAEVLRACAANIEDLRTSLKNFIADNTPVVPGTDEVDTQPTLGFQRVIQRAIMHVQSTSNGKKEVTGANVLVAIFGEKDSHAVYYLQQQGVTRLDVVNFISHGIRKDQSEPAKHGDAAGEGEGGDGKESPLEQYTQNLNSLAKAGKIDPLIGRESEVERVVQVLCRRRKNNPLLVGEAGVGKTAIAEGLAWRITKNEVPDILEKATVYSLDMGALLAGTKYRGDFEQRLKGVLKSLKDNPNAILFIDEIHTLIGAGAASGGTLDASNLLKPALSSGQLKCIGATTFTEYRGIFEKDAALSRRFQKIDVVEPSVDQTVQILRGLKSRFEEHHGVKYAASALTAAAELSARFITDRHLPDKAIDVIDEAGAAQRILPKSKQKKTIGKGEIEDIVSRIARIPPQSVNQDDRSKLQTLERDLKSVVFGQDPAIEALSSAIKMSRAGLGKTDKPIGSFLFSGPTGVGKTEVAKQLAFIMGIELLRFDMSEYMERHAVSRLIGAPPGYVGFDQGGLLTEAVTKKPHCVLLLDEIEKAHPDIFNILLQVMDHGSLTDNNGRRADFRNVIIIMTTNAGAETMNRATIGFTGSREQGDEMADIKRMFTPEFRNRLDATISFRSLDEEIILRVVDKFLMQLEEQLHEKKVEASFSEKLRKFLAHKGFDPLMGARPMQRLIQDMIRKALADELLFGRLVSGGKVVVDLDEQNQIKLDFSEIEPEPPEAPEEQRAEA, encoded by the coding sequence ATGATTGCGCAAGAATTGGAAGTGAGCCTGCACATGGCATTCGTCGAAGCCAGGCAGGCACGCCACGAGTTCATAACCGTGGAGCATCTGCTGCTGGCATTGCTCGACAATCCCACGGCAGCTGAAGTCTTGCGCGCCTGCGCGGCCAATATCGAGGACCTGCGCACCAGCCTTAAGAACTTCATTGCGGACAACACGCCTGTGGTCCCGGGTACCGACGAGGTCGATACCCAGCCCACGCTAGGCTTCCAGCGCGTGATCCAGCGCGCGATCATGCACGTCCAGTCCACTTCCAACGGCAAGAAGGAAGTGACGGGTGCCAACGTGCTGGTCGCCATCTTCGGCGAGAAGGATTCGCACGCGGTCTACTACCTGCAGCAGCAGGGCGTGACGCGCCTGGACGTGGTGAATTTCATCAGCCACGGTATCCGCAAGGACCAGTCCGAGCCCGCCAAGCATGGCGATGCGGCTGGCGAGGGCGAGGGTGGCGACGGCAAGGAAAGCCCGCTCGAGCAGTACACCCAGAACCTGAACTCGCTGGCCAAGGCCGGCAAGATCGACCCGCTGATCGGCCGCGAAAGCGAAGTCGAGCGCGTGGTGCAGGTGCTGTGCCGCCGGCGCAAGAACAACCCGCTGCTGGTGGGCGAGGCCGGCGTCGGCAAGACCGCGATCGCCGAGGGCCTGGCGTGGCGCATCACCAAGAACGAGGTGCCGGACATCCTGGAAAAGGCTACCGTCTACTCGCTCGACATGGGCGCGCTGCTGGCCGGCACCAAGTACCGTGGTGATTTCGAGCAGCGCCTGAAGGGCGTGCTGAAGTCGCTCAAGGACAATCCCAACGCGATCCTGTTCATCGACGAGATCCACACGCTGATCGGCGCGGGCGCCGCCTCGGGCGGGACGCTGGACGCCAGCAACCTGCTCAAGCCGGCGCTGTCGTCGGGCCAGCTCAAGTGCATCGGCGCGACCACCTTCACCGAGTACCGCGGCATCTTCGAGAAGGACGCGGCACTGTCGCGGCGCTTCCAGAAGATCGACGTGGTCGAACCCTCGGTGGACCAGACCGTGCAGATCCTGCGCGGCCTGAAGTCGCGCTTCGAAGAGCACCATGGCGTCAAGTACGCGGCCTCGGCACTGACCGCCGCGGCCGAGCTGTCGGCCCGCTTCATCACCGACCGCCACCTGCCGGACAAGGCGATCGACGTGATCGACGAAGCCGGCGCGGCGCAGCGCATCCTGCCGAAGTCCAAGCAGAAGAAGACCATCGGCAAGGGCGAGATCGAGGACATCGTCTCGCGCATTGCGCGCATCCCGCCGCAGAGCGTGAACCAGGACGACCGCAGCAAGCTGCAGACGCTGGAACGCGACCTGAAGTCGGTGGTGTTCGGCCAGGACCCGGCGATCGAGGCGCTGTCGTCTGCCATCAAGATGTCGCGTGCCGGGCTTGGCAAGACCGACAAGCCGATCGGCTCGTTCCTGTTCTCCGGTCCGACCGGCGTGGGCAAGACCGAAGTCGCCAAGCAGCTGGCCTTCATCATGGGCATCGAGTTGCTGCGTTTCGACATGTCCGAGTACATGGAACGCCACGCGGTGAGCCGCCTGATCGGCGCGCCGCCGGGATATGTCGGCTTCGACCAGGGCGGCCTGCTGACCGAGGCCGTCACCAAGAAGCCGCACTGCGTGCTGCTGCTGGACGAAATCGAGAAGGCGCATCCGGATATCTTCAATATCCTGCTGCAGGTGATGGACCATGGTTCGCTGACCGACAACAACGGCCGGCGCGCCGACTTCCGCAACGTGATCATCATCATGACCACCAATGCGGGAGCGGAGACCATGAACCGCGCCACCATCGGCTTCACCGGCTCGCGCGAGCAGGGCGACGAGATGGCCGACATCAAGCGCATGTTCACGCCGGAATTCCGCAACCGGCTGGATGCCACCATCAGCTTCCGCTCGCTGGACGAGGAAATCATCCTGCGCGTGGTCGACAAGTTCCTGATGCAGCTGGAAGAGCAGCTGCACGAGAAGAAGGTGGAAGCCAGCTTCAGCGAGAAGCTGCGCAAGTTCCTGGCGCACAAGGGGTTCGATCCGCTGATGGGCGCGCGCCCGATGCAGCGCCTGATCCAGGACATGATCCGCAAGGCGCTGGCCGACGAGCTGCTGTTCGGCAGGCTGGTTTCGGGCGGCAAGGTGGTGGTGGACCTGGACGAGCAGAACCAGATCAAGCTCGATTTCTCCGAGATCGAGCCGGAACCGCCAGAGGCGCCGGAAGAGCAGCGCGCCGAAGCCTGA
- a CDS encoding peptidase A8 (K03101: lspA; signal peptidase II [EC:3.4.23.36]), which yields MASTTSRSSRSSRPARRGSSAASNTTPLLWLAFALLVVVLDQFFKIVIVRTFTYGESRPVTSFFNLVLVYNKGAAFSFLADAGGWQRWFFTGLGIVVGAFIVWLLYRHTGQRLFCFAVSLILGGAVGNVIDRVIYGHVVDFLDFYVRNYHWPAFNVADCAITVGAVLLIVDELRRVRRH from the coding sequence ATGGCATCGACCACGTCCCGCTCATCCCGTTCATCCCGGCCGGCGCGCCGCGGCAGCAGCGCCGCCAGCAACACCACCCCGCTGCTGTGGCTGGCCTTCGCGCTGCTGGTGGTGGTGCTCGACCAGTTCTTCAAGATCGTCATCGTGCGCACCTTCACCTATGGTGAATCGCGCCCGGTGACGAGCTTCTTCAACCTGGTGCTGGTCTACAACAAGGGCGCGGCGTTCAGCTTCCTGGCCGATGCCGGTGGCTGGCAGCGCTGGTTCTTTACCGGGCTGGGCATCGTCGTGGGGGCGTTCATCGTGTGGCTGCTGTACCGCCACACCGGGCAGCGGCTGTTCTGCTTCGCGGTATCGCTGATCCTGGGCGGCGCGGTCGGCAACGTGATCGACCGCGTGATCTACGGCCACGTGGTCGACTTCCTGGACTTCTACGTGCGCAACTACCACTGGCCGGCCTTCAACGTGGCCGACTGCGCGATCACGGTCGGCGCGGTGCTGCTGATCGTGGATGAGTTGCGACGGGTGCGGCGGCACTGA
- a CDS encoding deoxyuridine 5'-triphosphate nucleotidohydrolase (catalyzes the formation of dUMP from dUTP~K01520: dut, DUT; dUTP pyrophosphatase [EC:3.6.1.23]), which translates to MTQPLNPTVEIKVLDARLNEWGLPAYQSEMAAAIDLHACVDAPVSIAPGTAAQLVPAGIAVHMGNPYMAATIVPRSGLGHKKGLVLGNSIGVIDADYQGQIMVSVWNRNAPGTEPIVIQPGERIAQMMFVPVLRPVFSTVEEFSEDSARGAGGFGSTGVHHAKAGA; encoded by the coding sequence ATGACCCAGCCACTGAACCCGACCGTCGAAATCAAGGTGCTCGACGCACGCCTGAACGAATGGGGCCTGCCCGCCTACCAGAGCGAGATGGCCGCCGCCATCGACCTGCACGCCTGCGTCGACGCGCCCGTGTCGATCGCACCGGGCACCGCCGCGCAACTGGTGCCGGCCGGCATCGCCGTGCATATGGGCAACCCGTACATGGCCGCGACCATCGTGCCGCGCTCGGGGCTGGGCCACAAGAAGGGCCTGGTGCTGGGCAACTCGATCGGCGTGATCGATGCTGACTACCAGGGGCAGATCATGGTCAGCGTGTGGAACCGCAACGCACCCGGCACCGAGCCGATCGTGATCCAGCCGGGCGAGCGCATTGCGCAGATGATGTTCGTGCCGGTACTGCGGCCGGTGTTCTCGACGGTGGAAGAATTCAGCGAGGACAGTGCGCGCGGCGCGGGCGGATTTGGCTCGACGGGCGTGCATCACGCCAAGGCCGGCGCCTGA
- a CDS encoding luciferase, protein MSGNKPRLRLSVLDQSPVIAGHTARDALAATVELAQMADALGYTRYWCAEHHGLHGVCNPAPEVMLARLGSVTQRIRLGSGGVMLPYYSPFKVAEQFRMLEGLFPNRIDLGVGRAPGGDMRTAQAVAMGQYDRGAQFEEQVRDLSMLLRGEVPPGHLAEGVLLQPVIDTQPELWVLGSSDYGGALAARLGLRFAFAHFINAHTGHLVAQQYRNDFTPGYDAQPYSAAAIFVICADTDAEAAELERAVDLRRLQMAYGVNAPIPSLTQAAEFSPTERDRLVIERERPRTICGTPERVAARMEALREQFAADELIVLSVTASYAARLRTYELLAQAFALDGAA, encoded by the coding sequence ATGTCCGGGAACAAACCACGCCTGCGTCTGTCGGTGCTCGACCAGAGCCCGGTGATCGCAGGACACACCGCACGCGATGCGCTGGCGGCCACCGTCGAGCTGGCACAGATGGCCGACGCGCTCGGCTACACCCGCTACTGGTGCGCCGAGCACCACGGCCTGCACGGCGTCTGCAACCCGGCGCCGGAAGTGATGCTGGCCCGCTTGGGCAGCGTCACGCAACGCATCCGGCTGGGCTCGGGCGGCGTGATGCTGCCCTATTACAGCCCGTTCAAGGTGGCGGAGCAGTTCCGCATGCTCGAAGGCCTGTTCCCGAACCGGATCGACCTCGGCGTGGGCCGCGCGCCCGGCGGCGACATGCGCACCGCGCAGGCGGTGGCGATGGGCCAGTACGACCGCGGCGCGCAGTTCGAGGAACAGGTGCGCGACCTGTCCATGCTGCTGCGCGGCGAAGTGCCGCCCGGCCACCTGGCCGAGGGCGTGCTGCTGCAGCCGGTGATCGACACGCAGCCGGAGCTGTGGGTGCTGGGGTCGAGCGACTACGGCGGTGCGCTGGCGGCCCGACTGGGCCTGCGCTTTGCCTTCGCCCACTTCATCAACGCGCATACTGGCCACCTGGTGGCGCAGCAATACCGCAACGATTTCACGCCTGGCTACGATGCGCAGCCGTACAGCGCCGCCGCCATCTTCGTGATCTGCGCCGACACCGACGCGGAGGCCGCCGAACTGGAACGCGCGGTTGACCTGCGCCGCCTGCAGATGGCGTACGGCGTCAACGCGCCGATCCCGTCGCTGACGCAGGCCGCCGAGTTCTCGCCCACCGAGCGCGACCGCCTCGTGATCGAACGCGAACGCCCGCGCACCATCTGCGGCACGCCCGAACGCGTGGCCGCGCGCATGGAAGCCTTGCGCGAGCAGTTTGCCGCCGACGAGCTGATCGTGCTGAGCGTCACCGCCAGCTATGCGGCGCGGCTGCGCACCTACGAACTGCTGGCGCAAGCGTTTGCGCTGGACGGCGCGGCCTGA
- a CDS encoding ATP-dependent Clp protease ClpS (K06891: clpS; ATP-dependent Clp protease adaptor protein ClpS) gives MATRLANVPQREAGTILERKEQALKPPAMFKVVLLNDDYTPMEFVVMILQQYFSRDRETATQIMLTVHREGKGVCGIYTRDIAATKVELVSTHARQAGHPLQCVMEEA, from the coding sequence ATGGCTACACGGCTTGCGAATGTCCCACAACGCGAAGCAGGCACCATCCTGGAGCGTAAAGAGCAGGCGCTCAAACCGCCTGCCATGTTCAAGGTGGTGCTGCTTAATGACGACTACACTCCGATGGAGTTTGTAGTGATGATCCTGCAGCAGTATTTCAGCAGGGACCGGGAAACGGCGACGCAGATCATGCTCACCGTGCACCGGGAAGGAAAGGGCGTCTGCGGTATCTACACCAGGGATATTGCGGCGACAAAGGTCGAGCTGGTGTCAACGCACGCGCGGCAGGCGGGGCATCCCCTGCAGTGCGTGATGGAGGAAGCATGA
- a CDS encoding phosphopantothenate synthase (K13038: coaBC, dfp; phosphopantothenoylcysteine decarboxylase / phosphopantothenate--cysteine ligase [EC:4.1.1.36 6.3.2.5]) yields the protein MDLRGKHIVLGLTGGIACYKSAELVRLLTKAGATVQVAMTEAATHFITPVTMQALSGRPVFLSQWDARIDNNMAHIDLSREADAIVIAPASTDFMARLANGLCDDLLSTLCIARDCPLLVAPAMNRQMWAAPATQRNAAQLRADGVMILGPGSGDQACGEVGDGRMLEPEELLDDIIAFFQPKPLQGKRVLITAGPTFEAIDPVRGITNLSSGKMGFSIARAAREAGAEVLLVAGPTGLPTPRGVVRTDVRSAQQMHDTVIAQLPGVDIFVAVAAVADWRPTEVSQQKLKKANDTDTPTLQFVQNPDILATVAARADAPYCVGFAAESENLEQYGEQKRQRKGVPLLVGNIGHHTFGLDDNEIVLFDAAGMTRLPRADKLSLARQLVAAIGQRLPGRARP from the coding sequence ATGGATTTGCGCGGCAAGCACATCGTTCTCGGCCTGACCGGCGGCATCGCCTGCTACAAGTCGGCCGAACTGGTCCGCCTGCTGACCAAGGCCGGCGCCACCGTGCAGGTGGCGATGACCGAGGCGGCGACGCACTTCATCACGCCGGTCACGATGCAGGCGCTGTCGGGCCGCCCAGTGTTCCTGTCGCAGTGGGACGCCCGCATCGACAACAACATGGCGCATATCGACCTCTCGCGTGAGGCCGACGCCATCGTCATCGCTCCCGCCTCGACCGACTTCATGGCACGCCTGGCCAACGGCCTGTGCGACGACCTGCTGAGCACGCTGTGCATCGCGCGCGACTGCCCGCTGCTGGTGGCGCCTGCGATGAACCGCCAGATGTGGGCCGCGCCCGCCACCCAGCGCAACGCCGCACAGTTGCGCGCCGACGGCGTAATGATCCTGGGTCCCGGCAGCGGCGACCAGGCCTGCGGCGAGGTCGGCGACGGCCGCATGCTGGAGCCGGAAGAGCTGCTCGACGACATCATTGCCTTCTTCCAGCCCAAGCCACTGCAGGGCAAGCGCGTGCTGATCACCGCCGGTCCGACCTTCGAGGCGATCGACCCGGTGCGCGGCATCACCAACCTGTCATCGGGCAAGATGGGCTTCTCGATCGCGCGCGCGGCACGCGAGGCCGGCGCCGAGGTGCTGCTGGTGGCGGGCCCCACCGGCCTGCCGACACCGCGCGGCGTGGTGCGCACCGACGTGCGCAGCGCGCAGCAGATGCATGACACGGTGATCGCGCAGCTGCCCGGCGTGGACATCTTTGTCGCCGTCGCCGCCGTGGCCGACTGGCGCCCGACCGAGGTCTCGCAGCAGAAGCTGAAGAAGGCCAACGACACCGACACGCCCACGCTGCAGTTCGTGCAGAACCCCGACATCCTCGCCACCGTCGCGGCGCGTGCCGACGCGCCCTACTGCGTCGGCTTTGCCGCCGAGAGCGAGAACCTGGAGCAGTACGGCGAGCAGAAGCGCCAGCGCAAGGGTGTGCCGCTGCTGGTCGGCAATATCGGTCACCATACCTTCGGCCTCGACGACAACGAGATCGTGCTGTTCGACGCCGCCGGCATGACGCGCTTGCCGCGCGCCGACAAGCTGTCGCTGGCGCGCCAGCTGGTCGCGGCCATCGGCCAGCGCCTGCCCGGGCGCGCGCGCCCCTGA
- a CDS encoding cold-shock protein (K03704: cspA; cold shock protein (beta-ribbon, CspA family)) — MAPQFVSSGWRGFPALKSAISLGEYMASGIVKWFNDAKGFGFIKPDEGEEELFAHFSAIQMSGFKTLKEGQRVSFEVVQGPKGKQATNIQDAS; from the coding sequence ATGGCGCCGCAGTTCGTGTCATCTGGCTGGCGTGGCTTCCCCGCTTTGAAATCTGCTATTTCGTTGGGGGAGTATATGGCAAGCGGTATCGTCAAATGGTTCAATGACGCCAAGGGTTTCGGGTTCATCAAGCCGGACGAGGGCGAAGAAGAACTGTTTGCGCACTTTTCGGCTATCCAGATGTCCGGCTTCAAGACGCTGAAGGAAGGTCAACGCGTCTCGTTCGAGGTGGTGCAGGGCCCTAAGGGCAAGCAAGCCACCAACATCCAGGACGCCAGCTAA